Below is a window of Falco rusticolus isolate bFalRus1 chromosome 9, bFalRus1.pri, whole genome shotgun sequence DNA.
GGTCCTTTATCCTCCTGGAAAGCTACTTGCAGCTAAGATACATACAAACATTTAAATTGTAGGAAAATGTTACATATACGCACAATCACCCCTTATGATAAACAAGAAGAGGACAGCGTTTCTTACATATAGCTCAAGACATATTAAACGGATGCAACAATTTTTATCTGAACATCTGTCAGGTCTGCCTACTGCTTTTTGCCTACTGAGAAATATGGTACATGGAGTAACATAATTAGGAAATGTAATCATCCCTTTCTGAGAAGGCAGACTTGTTGCTTCAGGATAGtcttcccccccagcccctcatgTCAGCTTCAACAACGGATGCCACAGCAATGTAAAGATGAGGAGGGAGAAGTAGCTCGTGGAGGTGGTGACTCTCGAAGCCAAGCTTTTTGCATTGCAGTTGTTTGAGTAGCAGCAGTGAACGCTCACTCCAGGCGCTCTGGATCCGTCCCTCCTGGCCCGCTCGCAGAAGGACCTGAACGAACAGGACTTCATAATGCCACCTGGAACAGAGCCACATTGAACCCAAAGGGACCTGCACGTTCATGGccacctgctcctgcccacATGCCCTCAGCACCAACCCGACCGTCCAATATTGAACAACATTAGGTCTGGCTGTCCCTTACAAGTAAACGAATATAACTGCATCAGATTACAGCACACTAACGAGTTCCCACTCAAGGTAAATAATTGCAATTTATCTTGGATGCAACTGATACAGCTTAAATATCTCTGAGCGTGCTCAAGTTCAGTGCCTCAttagctgcttttccttcctaattTCCAGGTAAGtcatttcactttaaaatgaTAGATTTAAATAAGAAGCGGGCAATACTTATAGTGCTTTTTTACAGCTTTCACACAGCACGGATAAAGCTCGTCACAGCACACTGACAAATCACACTCCGCGGGATTTTGTATTAGATTGCTGCTAAACCAATAAAATTAGGGATTGAGATTTATTAATAGGGTTTGTTTTGAGAGGAAATAtttacctttgtttttctccttagCTTACCATACACTCTTATTTTTCCAACact
It encodes the following:
- the LOC119154164 gene encoding CD59 glycoprotein-like isoform X2 gives rise to the protein MRWWDGGFYAYLSPKGGRVSFFLLLGEALQCYTCVGSSDEDCNRQGTQQCPGHSDACAVIRGQGSGIMKSCSFRSFCERARRDGSRAPGVSVHCCYSNNCNAKSLASRVTTSTSYFSLLIFTLLWHPLLKLT
- the LOC119154164 gene encoding CD59 glycoprotein-like isoform X3; its protein translation is MMWTVFSLVLVSSLFVLKSEALQCYTCVGSSDEDCNRQGTQQCPGHSDACAVIRGQGSGIMKSCSFRSFCERARRDGSRAPGVSVHCCYSNNCNAKSLASRVTTSTSYFSLLIFTLLWHPLLKLT